GAGCACGACCGCCCACCCGTCCTGCCCTACATTGCGGCTGGCCGACGCTCTGCTTATCCTTGGGACTAGCACCCCAATGTCTTGGCCCGGCCTTATCCCCGGCTTTCACTTCCGGAACTTTGCTgccgacgacaacaacaaaccGACAAAGCGAGCGGCAGGCACACTGCACTTGCAACTGAGACGCTGAGAGAACATAATCACTGCCTGCCCCGCCATCCGCCGCCCGCTGACACTGCAAATCGGTAGGAGAGATGCTGTAGACAGGGCTCCCTCCTGGCTGGGCGCCCGCTGGCCATGGAACGGTAGCTGCAGACTGCGGACTGCGGTAGAGAACCACTATAGACGGGACGGGCCGGTGCGATGTTTGTGATGAGCATTTGGGGCACCAGCCTGAGCCTGAGCAGCCGCAGCCTGGCCATTGCTTTGGTACTTTGCGTTACGCTGTTGTACATCTCGTACAGTTTCAATGCCTGCCTGCTGGCCAGCATCAGCCGCAGCCTCCAGCAGGTGAGAGTCCCCCCCTCTTCTCATATATGCTTTTCTGCCATTGCCCGCCCACCCACAGAGCAACTTACGCAACCTGCTGTCACTGACATCTACCCCCCGCaacgaaagcagcagcaacagcagcagcagcaacgattCTGCCACACCCGCTTCTAATCCAtcgaacaacagcagcaacaccactAACAGGAGCATCAGCAGTGTCCCAGCCGCTGTGGGGATAGCGAACAGCTCGGATGGCTCGCCCAAGTATCAGTTGCTGCGGCAGCCGGGTCTGCGTCCGTCGCGACACCTGCCCGACACGCTCATCATTGGCGTGAAGAAGAGCGGAACGCGCGCCCTCCTGGAGTTCATTCGACTGCATCCGGATGTGCGGGCGGCCGGCTCCGAAGTGCATTTCTTCGATCGACACTATCAGCGTGGGCTGCGCTGGTACCGACACCACATGCCGTACACCATCGAGGGACAGATCACCATGGAGAAGACGCCGAGCTATTTTGTGACCAAGGAGGTGCCCCAGCGGGTCTACCACATGAACACGGCCACCAAGTGAGTTCTCTGGCTCCTGCCATCTATGGCGCTCTCTAATCCTTCCCGCCTCTCTCCCGATAGGTTGCTGATTGTGGTGCGGGATCCGGTGACGCGCGCCATTTCAGACTATACCCAGGCGGCCAGCAAGAAGGCGGATATGAAGCGGTTCGAGCAACTGGCCTTTGTCAATGGCAGCTACTCGGTGGTTGACACCAATTGGGGGCCCGTAAAAATCGGAGTGTACTCGCGCTACCTGGAGCGTTGGCTCCTTTACTTTCCGCTCTCCCAGCTGCTCTTCATCAGCGGCGAGCGTCTGATTATGGATCCCGCCTACGAGATCGGACGCGTTCAGGACTTTCTCGGTTTGAAGCGTGTGGTCACCGAGAAGCATTTTTACTTCAATGCCACCAAGGGTTTTCCATGCTTGTTCAAGTCCGAGGCACGATCCACGCCCCACTGCCTGGGCAAGACAAAGGGGCGCAATCATCCGCATATCGATCCTAGTGCCATCGAGCGGCTGCGCGAATTCTACAGGCCATTTAACAATAAGTTTTATCAACTGACGGGGATTAATTTTGCCTGGGcataggagtaggagtagggtCCCTACTTTCGAAGTTCAAGGATTGGAGGGCAGTGGGAAAAGGCACCTTGTTGTTGCCCAATGTGGCAACGGACTGATATTGTTGATTGCATTTTTTGATACATATAAATTGTACTTATCTAGTATACAAACACGTACCATATATGGATATAGCTATTTagatgatatatatatatatatattgtacacacacacacacacacactcacatatgTATAACCGGATCTCGCAGGAGGCGTGAGATTATTGCTCAATTATTGGTAGCTTTATCAGAAGACAAATTCAACGATAATGGTTCCTCTcttcaaactcaaactcaaataAACCCATGCACACACTATATACTCGAACATTCTACATATACCTACCATAACATACTATATACAACATACTATACTAGGTATATACACCTATAGAGAACAAATAGAGCTTACTATGAAATTCCTACAGAGTCGTCTTCACGCATCCCAAATCAATCGCAGGACATGgggcatacgagtatatacatatgtatgtatacatatttgaTATACCATATAGCATATATAAATAGAATTTCAAGAATTTCCTTCCATTGCATGCCCGACTCCTCTCCtccaaatacaaataccaaaaGCTTAGCTAATttcaatcaaaagaaaaacctaCATTAAATAAATCAACATTCCAACAACAGAAACTCGATTCAATTACAAAACTAGCCGTTTCTATGGGTATCCTTTGGGTATGCGCAAGTgtattacatttttttcatttaattttaatgtatgtactcgtacacTTGGTTGGTTGTTGGGTCGTTGGTTGAGCGAGAGGTGCGATATGTGTTCCATAATTATTACCTTTGATCTTATCCAAGTTAAACATTCGATATATTTTCCAATATACGCAGGTATATGTTTAAGAGTATCTATACttactatttattttatattctaGCCTCAAACGAGCCAACTCTACTTAATTTCCCATTCTGCCATTCACGTTCGTCTCTGAGGCCGAATCCCATCTACTCAGAATTCTGGATAACCAAtctatgtattttatatatctATCTACCGGTCTATCTAAGCTCCTTTATCCGTCTAGATCGGCGTGGGGCAGGCTGTTTGAATTAGCAGGAaatctaacaaaaaaaaaccctaaaTAGCGAAACTCTAGTCGAGCACACGTCATGCATGTTGTTTTTATACTCTACTATCCTCGGGCATTCTCTTTGAAAGCTTTCTCCTGTGCATCGGCACCAATACAGTAACACTTTTTGTTCCATTTTGCTTGCTGTCTTCGCACACAAACGCACTGCATGCTATGTGAATGTGTGCGTGGCGGCCGCTGATCTAGATCCATCGATATAAATACATCATATTAAGAGTGTAAAAACCAATTgcatttgtatatttttttttttaaatgtaatcatttttaatttggttttaattgttttgtgAACGATTCACgtgttcgttttgttgtatgaTAGTTTCTCTTGGGGTTTAAGCGTCCCTCTGGTTTATGGTCTGCGATCGGATCGATATCGATCCACTCCGCGCTCGACTTTCCTCCTTTGCTGTATATTTGTTCTCtcctatttttgttttgttttttaagttttaagtACAATTGATTAATTAAATTGCGGTGGTTTGTGgttggtatttttgttttgtttttgcggtTGCTTTTAGGTATTCATCGAGCtttctgcattttttttttatgtgattcctacatatgtactatatataatGTTTGTTGTTAAGAAAATTATACGatattttttgggattttgtccgtgtctgtctgtctgtctatctgctTAAGGTCGAATAGAATTTCAGTAGAAATATCATACCCTATACGCAAAGTAGTAATCGGAAATCGTAGATTGTAAATCTGAATTATGAAAGTAACTAAAACTACAAGAAATTAGAACTTACGATGCTACGTTAGGAGTGTGCCCTATACTTTATGTTTATTACTTATTGCCTATTCCTATTGCCTATTCCTATGCCTACAATTTCCTCTTTGATTTGATATATTACAAACATCCGAATTGCGTCTTCTGGGATTGCGTTTGAGTCTCTTATTCTggctgctgtctctctctaggATGTGACCCGCTTCGATGTCCATTTGACGCTGccattcctgctgctgccgcctacCGCCGACTCCCCCCCACCCGTTCCGGATGcaggtccagctccagctctggcGTCAAGCACCGCCTCCGATTTGGAACTCTGCAGCCGCTTCTCGCAGTACAGGCTGCCCACGGGCTTTGTCATGGATGCCGCCAGGCTCTTGGTCACCGTGGAGTAGTCCAGCGTGGAGGAGGTGGACCCTGGGGCCACCGAAATGGAGGACACAACGCCAGCATCCGTATCGGCATCCGCATcggcatctgcatctgcactCATCTGACGCTTCAGTTGGGGCACTGGCGTTGGCGAAGTCTTGGGGGGCGTTGTCTGGCTGCGATCCTTGATCGGAAACTTATTCTTGGTGCAGCTGAGGTCCAGCTCCAGCGTGTAGAAGCGACCGCGGGTATACTGGCGATTATCGTTCTTTAGATTCGTTCCAGCCGTACCTGTACCCCCACTTCCAGGGACTGCAGGCGGCTGCGGTACCGGCTGCTGGCTGATCGTGCAGATGCTACTTCGATTGCTGTTCccatggcagggcagggctgtgTGAGCGGTCGTCACGGAGCTGGCTTGGGTCCCAGCGCCACTACCATCGCAGACATCCTCCCCAGGATCATCGTCTTCGTTCTCGTCTCCCTCCTCTTCGTCTTCGCTATCCTCCAGGGTATCCTCAGTGTCGTCCTCGATGTGCAGCTGGTTGTGGGGCATCATCTGCTGTTGGGACGCCTGCTGGGCATTGGCACTGGGGGACTTGGTGACCACCATACGCGGCGACTGATCCATCAGCAGATTCTCCCAGCTCGTCTCGTATACGCTGGCCAGCTGGGCGGTCGGCTTGGGCTTCATTTGCGTCTTGTGGGCCAACAGCATGGCCGATGGTGGCGTGGGCTCTGCCTTCTCCTCGGCGGGCATTTTGCGGGTGCCAATTATCAGCTGCGGCTCCACATAGAAGGCATCAAAGTTGAGGTCCAGAAAGAGCTCCTGCAGGAAACGGCGGGCACTCATCCGATAGCTGCTTCTGCCCAGCGTCTTGCAGGACTCTGAATACAGGCAAATGTCCTGAAATATATCAAAAGAAAAGTTTTAGGTGTTTCACAAGTTGTAGGTGTTTATCCAAAGTCTTACCTGAAAGGCATGCGGATGCTTCTGCTTGAGCTCCAGCAGGGCCATCTTCGATTGTTTGGCACTGACCGGATTGGCCAGACGCTGTACGTTATATAGAATGGAGGCCGTCAGCCTGTCCGGCAGGCTATCCTCGCTCAGCATGCTCTCCGGCGAATGGAAGCTTATGTCCGTGCCCAGCGGCACTctgccagagccggagccaccgctgccgctgctctttTTGGCCAGAACTGGGCCGGCTTGGATGCCAGCCGCTACCAGGGCCGCTGCTGCACTGCTGTACAGCTCACAGGGTGCAAGGGTCGCACCaccacctgcacctgcaccgtTGCTCTGGCTGCCAACACTATCCTGACGCTGCTGACGCGGTGACCGGGCACAATGGAGGCACTGGCTGCGCGCATGCTTGGCGCCCTGCTGCCACTGACGGGGCTGGCGGCGGCTCGCCGAGGATACGTCCGAGAGCGATGATATGACCGAGGACTCGTCGCCGCCCTCGTTGTTCAGCGAATCGTTGAGGAACTGAAGCCGCTGGCTCATCAACAGATTGATGCCCATGAGGTCCTGGTCCTGTATGTCACGCGACACATACGTTCGACTGAGATTGCGCGTGGGAAACAGATCCAGAACATTcttgggcagacaaatgccgGCATAGCATGGCCCCTGCATATCATTCTGCGGCAGAAATTTGGGGGCATTCAGCGTGGGCAGCAGGACGTTCAGTTCCCCGGTAGAAAGGCGTCGTCGCACCTTGCTCAACCTGGGCTTTGGATAACTCCAGTCCTGCTTGTGTATAAAGTCATGCAATTCCGCTGCCGACTCCAGGACGGGGCGGCTGTGGGCGCGCAGAACCCTTAGCTGCGCGTACCCCTTCACGGCCATCGGACTGAGTGTGGTGTTCGCCGTCCCGCTATGGCTGGTAGCTATCGAATGGAGCCGTATAAGCTCTTCGCTCTCCAGCAGATTGGACATGCTCGGTATGGGACTCAGCGGGAATTGCTGCAATTCGCTCATATTTGCCgccgcagcggctgcagctgcggccgTTCGTCCCGTAACCGATTCGCAGCTGCTCACGCCCGAGGTGTTTGAGTCTGTGCAGGAGTTGTACCGTatgcggtgctgctgctgctggtgctgattCTGGTAGGGCATGGGATAGAGACCCCCGCcagtgcctcctcctccgccgccgcccagcAGGCTAATCACATCTGTAGTCTTCGATTCGGAGAGCGAGCGCCGATGCTTACCCTGACGCAGGTTGCTGCCCTCCGGCAGGGTTTTCGATTTGGCGGCTGCCACCGGCCCAGACAGAGTTCGATTCACATGCAGGGCCAAAGCATGACCATCATCCATTGTGGTGGTCGTGGCCGTTGAATTTGGATCCTGAATTCCTCCTCCAACAGCAGTACCTGTCCCCGTTCCCGTCCCGACGCCCATGGGCTCTGTCTGATCGATGAGCAGATTCCAGTAGTAGGAGCCCGTGTAATAGGATCCATCGATCTGATCCTCCAGAACGGTAAAGTTATACGGCGGCGCATCCTCGTAGTAATGCCGCACCGGTGTGTACTGATTGGACATCCAATCCTCTGGCTGATGCACTGGCCACATGGTGTTCCTATCATGCCGCACGCTCAGCCAATCTGCAAAAGAATCAATGAATTAATGAACGACCGCGGATACAATCTACTTCCAAAGAAGCTCCAATACTTACTCAGCTTAAAAAGTATATTAGCGCCCGCTTGGGTGCCTGCTATGAGGCCCAGGGCACTGAAACAGGTGGCCCTCACCGAATATACCTCGCATTTGGTCACCAAAACAATCAGCTTCTCATAGAGCCTGTAAAATGAACGAATGGTTTAGAATTGGGAGATCCTTCGCCAAATAGAGACACGCAGTGGACCAATGAGAGCGTAAGACCATCGAAAACGATAGGAAAACCGATAAGAACATGTTTCGTGGAATATTCATTTGCCAGCGTTTTATGATATTCTTACGAGGCGCTTTAGCCACAAATCAGGGggcagagacggagacagagattCGCCTTACCTGGCATTCTGTTccacaaaatattcaattcCATTCGCATGGGTGGAGGCATGGGACAGGGCCCAGACGGCCGCTTTCAGTTCCAGACACTCGGCATCGTCCGTGCACTTGGCGCGTGTCAGGAGGTCCAGCAGCTGGGGAAGATCCCCGAATTTACTCAGCGCCGTCATGCCCTGGCTGGTCTGCACCATCTGTCCGTACAGATGGGGGGCAATGTTCGGGGGCACTGTCTGGGGCCGCTGGTTACAGTTGCGTCGCGAATAGTAGCCATCCTCGTTGCGTATGTGCAGCGTGAGGCTGGAGTGGGTGTCGGCCTCGACGAGCAGCACGTATCGCTTGTTGTAGCCATTCCGCCAGTACTTGATCTCATCCTCGATGCGGGCCAGGCTGCTGTTGAGGCCGCGCGACAGCGAGTAATAGCGGGACATCAGCAGGCGACCCACGTCCCCGCGCAGCGTCAGATTCGGCCACAGGCTGACAATTTCCTCTAAATAGTACTTGTCATGGCAGGCCTCCTCCAGCACCTCCATGGCTGCCAGCACCACACTGCGGTCGGCATCCTTCGTTTGGAGTATGATCAGTGGTATGCCCCACACCTCAAAGTGCGGCAGGCGGGCACGCAGCAGCACGGCCATAAACTGTGTGGCATACAAACGCCCGCTGCGCGTCTTGGCAGAGGTCAGCGCTTTCTCCAGCACCTGCCTGGGGAGCTTCTCAAAGCTGTAATTGAGGCCAGAGACAATCAGCTTCACGTAGCACACATGATCCGTGACACGCACCAAAGTGATCAGGCTGGAAAAGCAATGGATACCAGAGAATGAGTATTTACTGCAGATAGCAACAAGAAACGATAAGGGACGATGGAACAGCAGAGACTACTAAACTCTATTCTTATACAGCCACTAAGATAGCAGcactttccgccctcagaatgacagaaaaaaaattatacgCTCTACGAAACTCCCGCCAATGAACCAATGAGGACAGATTACTGCATCCCTTTGGCTACGTGCAAGCCTCTCACGCACTCAGCAGAATGCAAAgatctgcagttactcgagccatcaCGGAGAAGGTTCTTCTCTTTTCCCAGCTACCGCTTTAAGCTAACCTAACGTGCTGCCTGGGGCCTGCTGTAGAATTTTCTAccaagtacatatatactcaCTATTCAAAAACAGTTGTATTCTTGAGCACTTCAATGCCCTTCCGTGTGCGGCACATGCGTCCAATGTAAAGAAAATACTGCTGGCACATGGTATTGTTCATGTGCTGGGGACTAAACAAACAGTCGTGTGCCCGATTCGATGTGGTCACAGCCAGCAGATGCTGGCTAATGTCCGAAAAGTAGTCCGTGATATAACGCATGCATTCCagctgccaaaaataaaagagagagCTCATAAATAGTGGGAGCGCACAAAtaggaggggcagggggggaggggaggacaCTCACCTGTCTGCTGCCTACCAGGACATCTATCAAATCCAGCCCGGCACTGACAAACGCTGGCATGCTGTGTCCTGGCACCAGATCCTGATGCGAAAATCGGTTATTGCTTGGCTTGTAAAAGTCCACCAATCGCTTCAGGAATTTTCCCAGCGTAAAGTCGAGCTTTCGTGTACAATTTGACTGGAAAAGAGAGCAAGAAAATGATTGTTAAATGTGTAAAAATCATTCGATTAATCGAATTATTCATTTACTCTGAGGATCGTGGTGATGACATCCCAATCCCATAGATTCGCATCCGTTTGGGTTAGCACGCGGGAGCCGGTGAGCAGGCGATTTAGGGCTCGAAAATTATCAAACAGGGCCTGCGGCATGAATTTCCGTTTCAATCGAAAGCTGGAACGTAAGGAATTCGAGGAGGATTGCGATTGTGACTCATCGCTGGAGGATACCGAATCGAGACGCTGACGATCCAAGGTGGCATGAAACTGTCCCGATAGCGGCACTGAGGAgcccgccgccgcagccgtaTCCTGTAGCTGCAGGGCGGggccctgctgctcctgcacgTTGAGGTGGCGTCGAAAGAGTCGCGTCTGGATGAGGGCTCCTCCTTGGATAATACTGTCCAGAAATAGACTGCACGATGCCGGCCTCTGGCGCAGCATCTTCTGGTAGTTCTGAAGCGCAGCCACCGAGGCATTGGCCTGTTGATTCCCCTGCGTGGCATGGCCAATGAGCGTGGGCAGGGCTGGGCTGGTGCAACAAATGTCCGGCGGCAGGTGTGTGTGCATCAGCTGCAGGATCTTGCCAATGAGGACGGTGGCCCGCACCGAAATGAACTGATCGCTGGCAACGGCCACCTCAACGAGGGCATTCAGCAGACCCGTCTCCAGGAAGCAGTACAGCAGCAGGGCCAAATGCTGTTCGACAACATTCGGGGCCCGGGCAGCCAGACTGGGCAGAATCGAACGTCCCTCGGCGGAAACGAAGCCATTGCTTAGCAGCCACGAGTCCTGAAAGTCCGAGGGATCCACTGCCTGCAGTGCCACAGCATAGTCATCCGTCCAGGCGGGTTGCGGCAGCGACAGGAGCTCGTACAGCAAATCCAATATTGCTTTCTGTGTATGGGAGGAGGAGATTTCAACATGAGAGAGGCACCAACaagcagaagaaaaagaaCACTCACTCTGACTTCAACTTGATTTAAATATAAGGCGTCGACTATTGCTTGCAGGCCTGAGGGTTTGCTTGGATCACAGAATTCGAGGGTGCCCGTCCAGCTGCGCAAAACGGAGAGCAATGCCAGCCGGCAGCTCGTGTAGCGAAGTTCGCGTGCATCTCTGCAAGAGAAATGCCAGAATTTTAATGATGCGAAAACGCTGGAGAGACGCTTTCACTCACTTGTTCTTGTCCATGATGCCCAGTCTGTAGGTGAAGTCACAGTACGGGGCCGCCAGGCAATCCAGACGCACTCCGCACATATTTCGCGTTTGCGGCCACTCTAGCAGATAGAGCAGGACGCCGCAGAGGCTCTCCGCGATGCGGGGATTGTGGCACTCGAGTACATTGCGGGTGATGGAGGTAACGCCGCCGCAGACAATGAGCAGGGCGGGATTGAGGACAGCAATTTCCGCCAGCGTGGCCAGACAGGCACGCAGCAGATTGTCGTTCTCTTCGATGCCACTGTCCGCCAACGAGACGAGGCATCGCACCACCACCGGACTGATGTCCTCGGGGGCAATGGCCAGCATCTTTCGCACCAGCTTGAGGGCCTGCACCCGCTCATCGTCATTCTTTAGCATCAGGTCAATGGAGCGACACAACAgatgctgcagctggaggGAATTGAAGGCCTTAATGTCCTTAGGCGTGCTCAAAGCATAGCGGATGGTGCGCAGTGCCGCCGCCCTCACTTGGGTGAACGTGTGCACCAGCGATGCACTCAGGCTATGGGAGGAAAAGAGATCAGGATTATATTTCCTTGGGGAAAACCGACTGTATTACCAGAAGAGCAGCTCCTCTGTGCTGAAGCGCAGATTGCTGTGATGCGATCCCTTGCGGGCAGCCAGGCAGAGCGAGGCCAAAGCATTGAGCAGGAACAGGCGCTTGGTGTCACGGGTCTCCTCCCGACAGAGCATCGAGTAGATGTCAAAGGCATTCTCCGCCGCCGATCTTGTGGGATCCAGTCGATAGAAATCCTCCGGATCTTGGGAAACTGCAACAAGTAAAATGGTTACAATtatttttaagtttaatttgttgtcctccctctccctcttttccCTTACAgacacgtacacacacacatagccgCCTCTCTTTGTTAGTGTGTGAAACGAGCACagatatacacacacacaaaatgcattGGAAAGCGAAGAAGATCGACAAGTGAAATTGATCCACGAGCGAAACTAATCAGCTCTGCTTCGACGTCAACAGCGACGCTGGCTGCGGCGCCGCTGTGCACGTGAAATGACAGCCGAGGCAGCGTCATAGCACAGTTTCGCTGCTGGTGCCTACCCTTTATTCAGAGAGTATGCAAGTCATACATTCAGTATGCAATAGCCCCCAAAGTATTTATCATCCCGATCAGCATTGGCATTCCCAGTATTAAATCCTGCTGTAAGGGAATTCTGTTAATCTTAGAGAATCATAGGAAATCCGAACCAAAACAATTCTTTAACAAAATGCAGAAAAAGACTGCTTATCCATGCCAAAATGGGCGATCTGCTAGGGTATCAAAGCTTCGGCACTCCTGAAGCTCTAGTCTACGTTGTCGTTACAGCTAACTGTACTTGTATGATGGATctggtgagagagagagagagaaagagagaaacgGGCATACAGAGGGTtgggggggcaggcaggcatggTGCTGATGAATGGAAGAAACCGAGCATTTAATGCgttccgttgctgctgctgcgtcatCGTTTGtatggctctctctctatgctgctgctggcgactGTCTCTATTAATAGACGGCCAACATGTAGCAAAAGAATTTGGTCaaatggcagcaacaacaacattaacaataaccaaaataaaaatacataaatatactactatgtatgtgtgcaaacatgtacatacatacatgtgcaCTATACACAAATAAATGGCAGAAGGGTAACCATTTCTGGAAGAATGTGCAAGAAAGAGACTGCTGTGCTGCGTCTGCTAATAAGAAGAATGCTGTTCTTTCAATTCAGTGCTCTGTTCTGTTGAAATATGGTTACCGTTATGCGCAATTGACTTAACATTAACATTGACTGGGGCAACGGGCTGTGTGCGGGGGCTAGGAGGTTGTACACAGACCACTGTCTCTGTTATTGACAAAAGGTTGCTGACTTAACATCAATGCAAACAAATGTTTGAGGGACTGGCTGCACTCGGGCGGGATGGACAATTTATTGAATAAGCACTGGCCGACAAcccaaccaacaacaaatcaCCAAGGggacaacaatagcaacagctgctgctgctacctgcctgcctgcttggTTTAGATTTAACGCACAGCAATCGCAATTGATATCAAAATTCTATGGCATGTTATGTCCATTGGCCGTGCCTATGCTTGGGTTATGCTTAATGTTAATTAACATTAGTTACATTACCTTTAATGCGTAATTGTAATTTGCTTCTTTTGCCAAAACGCCAACTGGAATGTAGGGAGGCCATCGCAGGGCTCAGCGGATGGTGGGGCTGGAATGGCGGTTTCGCCCGCTCGCCGAATAGCGCAGAGCCGGTATAAATAAGAGGCACAAATTATATCTCTATATTGCTTTCTTAGTTTCACTTGCTTTGGCTTGTTTGGCTGcacaatttacattttttattggAGCCTGCgcgctcgctgctgctgttctcggTTAATGTGCTGAGTCATTTGATTGCCAGTCAATATCTTCTaattttggttatttttacTATTTATTGGACTAATATATTGATAAACTTTAGATAAACGAGCTGCGTTTTGGCTATATTTTCCAAAATTCTCGACAAGAACTACGCGCTAACTACGCggtaactacacatttgctacatagTGGGAGGAAAAaaagggtatggacaacagctAAAATGGTCCAGAAAATGCAAACGCATGCAAAGTAAAATCCACCCCTTTCGTCTTATATACCATGAAGACCATACCCTATTTTATAGCCCACTCAAAGTTACAACTCTTTTCTTCGTTGCAGGAAAGAGCACAAGTGTGACCGTCcaaccctcagaaatat
The sequence above is a segment of the Drosophila pseudoobscura strain MV-25-SWS-2005 chromosome X, UCI_Dpse_MV25, whole genome shotgun sequence genome. Coding sequences within it:
- the Hs3st-B gene encoding heparan sulfate glucosamine 3-O-sulfotransferase 6, which produces MFVMSIWGTSLSLSSRSLAIALVLCVTLLYISYSFNACLLASISRSLQQSNLRNLLSLTSTPRNESSSNSSSSNDSATPASNPSNNSSNTTNRSISSVPAAVGIANSSDGSPKYQLLRQPGLRPSRHLPDTLIIGVKKSGTRALLEFIRLHPDVRAAGSEVHFFDRHYQRGLRWYRHHMPYTIEGQITMEKTPSYFVTKEVPQRVYHMNTATKLLIVVRDPVTRAISDYTQAASKKADMKRFEQLAFVNGSYSVVDTNWGPVKIGVYSRYLERWLLYFPLSQLLFISGERLIMDPAYEIGRVQDFLGLKRVVTEKHFYFNATKGFPCLFKSEARSTPHCLGKTKGRNHPHIDPSAIERLREFYRPFNNKFYQLTGINFAWA